The Chryseobacterium indologenes genomic sequence CTGAGTAAAGTCCTGAATGATTTGTTTTACCTCTTCAGTTGCTAATGCTCTTGGTTTCGAGTTAATGACAAAACCCTCTTTTCCGTTCTCATCATATCCCCACGCGTGGGTTTCTCCTGCCTGAATGTCTGAAGAAGATACCGGAGCCTGTCCGTCCGGTTGATTGGTAACGTGAGAAACACGACCCACATGCCATAGTTGGGTGAAAATTTTACTTCCTTTTTGATGAACGGCATCCGTAACCATTTTCCATCCTTCTACCTGCTCATCGGTATATAAACCGGGAATGTGAAGTACTCCTTTTGAGGTGGAGGAAATAGCGGTTCCTTCTGTAATGATAAGCCCCGTATCAGAACGTTGTGCATAATATTCTGCGTTAAAAGCTTTCGGAATTCCGTCTTCATTTCTTGCTCTGGTCATAGGAGCCATAGCGATTCTGTTTTTAAGGTTCAGAGAACCTATGCTTGCTTCTTTAAAAATATTAATATTCATAGTTTGAAATTTTATGTATTAAAAAAATAATATAAATACTATTGTTTTATAACTTTACAGATATGTTAGGTTCTGAATAATCTGTTGTTATTAATTAACGATACAAATTTCTGTTATAATTTTATATTATAAAAATTATTTAAAATATAGTTTATTATCATAAAAATAATAGTTATGAAATTTTCAGTAATAAGAAAAATTGTCAATTATTACATCAAGGAGGAAGCTCAAAGGATAGATATGAATGATTTCTAAACTTTATGAGTTCTAGGTATTCAAGGAATTTGAATTCAATAATAATGAGAAGCATAGAAATTCTACTCAAAAAAAGATGAATTTTACCCTTTCAACCAAAAAATCAGCCGTAAATTTGCATCATATTCTTTTCAATTATGGTAAATTTTGTTTTGATCGTGGTATGCATTATTGCAGGAATGGTTTTCAAAGCAACAAAATCTATCCATCCCGATGCCCACAAGGGGATCAATACCTGGATTCTTTATCTTGCTCTGCCTGCAGTATCATTTAAATATCTGCCAAAAGTACACTGGACAACGGAAATGCTTTTTCCTATCGTCGCCACTTTTCTGGTCTCTGTGTTCTGCTTCTTTTACGTATTGTTTTACAGCAGAAGCAAAGGATATTCAAGACGTTCACGAAGTACTTTAGAACTGGCAAGTGGTTACAGCAATACTTCTTTCATTGGTTTTCCTTTGATCAGTGCATTTTATGGAGAAGGTCTTTTGAGTATTGCCATTATCTGTGATCAGACGATGTTTTTTGCCCTTTCTACATTAGGAATCATTGCTGCGGTAAAAGGAGGAAGCAGATCAGGGAAAGTGAGTGCAGCCTTTATTCTGAAACGACTGGTTACCTTTCCTCCGCTCATTGGCTGTATTTCTGCTTTGGTATTATCACAATTTATAGACTTTTCCCCTGCAGAGCCGTTCTTTGATAAATTAGCCGCTACGGTAAGCCCTTTAGCCTTATTTTCCGTGGGATTACAGCTTAAATTTAACGGCTGGAGAAAATTGATCCCGCAAATGTCGGCGTCAATGCTGTATAAACTGATTTTAGCACCTGCCATAGTGTTGGGACTTGCTTTACTTTTAGGAATAAAAGGTGATATAGCTAAAATTACAATTTTCGAAGCAGCAATGCCTACTTTGGTGACTTCCAGTATTATTGCGGAGCAGTTCAGGCTGAATACGAAACTGACGAACCTTATCATCGGGGTCAGTATTATTGTAGGATTTTTTACCTCGGCATTTTGGTATGAGATGACCCAGTTTTTCTTTTAAACAAGTGGAGTATAAAAGATTTACATAGCACCGAAACATGTACAAAAGTTGCAGTTCTCTGAAGAAACATCTAATTTTACATTTTAAATATTTCCCTTGCAGTACGCTCAAATTGTTTTACCATTAAAATTAAAAGGATCTTTCACTTACAGGGTTCCGGAAGAACTTGCTGCTGATATCCAGCCAGGAATGCGCGTTTTAGTTCCGTTCGGAGGCAAAAAGATTTATACAGGAATCGTTTTTGAACTTCATGACAATACTCCGGAAAATTTTGTGGCAAAAGAAGTGATCAGCCTTTTGGATGATAAACCTATTCTTCCCGAAGAACAGATCCGTTTCTGGAACTGGCTTTCAGGGTATTATTTATGTGGTCTGGGCGAAATTTACCGCTTTGCATTTCCTTCCTCTTTAAAACTGGAAAGTGAAACCTATTTAAAATTAAAACCTGGAGTAACGGTTGATTTTGAAAATCTGGATGTGAATGAAATGTACATGATTCAGGCCCTGGAAGTACGCCAGCTCATTAATTTGACGGATATTGAAGCGTTCATTCCGAAAAAAGATATTATTAAAACCATCAATTCACTGATTGATCTTCAGTATATAGAAATTGATGAAAAAATAGCTGAAAAGTACAAAGCAAAAGAGGTCGCTTACGCCAGAATCAATAATGATGTTTTAGGCAATCAAAATCTTACAGAGATCCTGTTGAAGCTTAACAAGGCACCGAAACAAAAAGACCTGTTCCTTGCTATTCTGGAGAAACAAACGGAAGATCCGGAAGGGCATATTAAAAAGTCTGACCTTTTTGAAGATGGCTATTTTGGAAGCTCACATTTCAAAGCACTGACAGATAAGGGCCTTGTGGAGGAGTATTACATGCAGAAAGACAGGATTGAAAGTTATGAAGGTGAAATAGAAGAACTGGAAGAACTTTCTGACAAACAGAAAGCAGCGAAGTCCGAGATTGATGAAGCTTTTAAGGAAGGTAAAAATGTGCTCCTTCACGGAGTGACCTCTTCAGGGAAGACTCATATTTATTTAGAGAAAATTGAAGATTGTATCAGAGAAGGTAAAAATGTACTGTTTTTACTTCCGGAAATTTCTTTAACAAAGCAGATCACCCAACGGTTAGAAAAAAAATATGGCAGGCAGCTCGGCTTCTATCATCAAAAACTGACCGATTTTGAAAGGGTCGAGTTGTGGAGAAGAATTAGGCAGGATGACATCCGGATTCTTATCGGAACACGGAATGCTTTGTTTCTACCTTTCCGGAGTTTAGGGTTAATCGTAGTGGATGAGGAGCATGATTCAGCGTACAGACCAAGAGAGGTTAGTCCTTATTTCAATGCTAAAGATGCAGCGTTGGTGCTGGGAAGTTCTTATGGTGCAGGAGTGATTCTGGGATCTGCAACTCCTTCTGTGGAAAGTTATTATCGGGCCAGAAAAGATAAAATGAAATATGTTTTCCTGAATGAAAGATTCGCAAATGTGAATCTGCCTGAATATGAGCTGATAAATTTTAAAGAAGCACAGGATTCTAAAAAAGTGTCCGGAAACTTTTCTTTGAGACTCATTGAAGAGATCAAAAAAACTCTGGGTGAAAAGAATCAGGCTATAGTTCTTCACAACAGACGCGGGTATGCCAATGTCATAGAATGCGAAAGCTGCGGATATGTGAATTATTGCTCGAATTGTGATGTGGTAATGACGTACCATAAAGCAGCCAATGAAATGAAGTGCCATTACTGTGGCCAACGCGCTTCAAAACCGAAGACCTGCCCGAAATGCTACTCTGAAAACCTGAACGAAAGAGGAGTAGGAGTAGAGCAGATCCATGAAGAGGTTACTAAATTGTTTCCCGATCATGAAGTGGATAGGATGGATGTAGACTCTATGCGTAAGAAATTCGCTTATGAAAAACTCTACGAAAAGATTGAAGAGGGAGAAACAGATATCGTCGTGGGGACCCAGATGATTTCCAAAGGGCTTGATTTTGATCATATTGAGCTGGTTGTCATTCCGAAAGCTGATTCTATGCTGTATGTACAGGATTTCAGAGCTGAGGAGAGAGCCTATCAACTGATTACACAGGTATCCGGGCGGGCGGGACGAGTTTCAGGAAAAGGA encodes the following:
- the priA gene encoding primosomal protein N'; protein product: MQYAQIVLPLKLKGSFTYRVPEELAADIQPGMRVLVPFGGKKIYTGIVFELHDNTPENFVAKEVISLLDDKPILPEEQIRFWNWLSGYYLCGLGEIYRFAFPSSLKLESETYLKLKPGVTVDFENLDVNEMYMIQALEVRQLINLTDIEAFIPKKDIIKTINSLIDLQYIEIDEKIAEKYKAKEVAYARINNDVLGNQNLTEILLKLNKAPKQKDLFLAILEKQTEDPEGHIKKSDLFEDGYFGSSHFKALTDKGLVEEYYMQKDRIESYEGEIEELEELSDKQKAAKSEIDEAFKEGKNVLLHGVTSSGKTHIYLEKIEDCIREGKNVLFLLPEISLTKQITQRLEKKYGRQLGFYHQKLTDFERVELWRRIRQDDIRILIGTRNALFLPFRSLGLIVVDEEHDSAYRPREVSPYFNAKDAALVLGSSYGAGVILGSATPSVESYYRARKDKMKYVFLNERFANVNLPEYELINFKEAQDSKKVSGNFSLRLIEEIKKTLGEKNQAIVLHNRRGYANVIECESCGYVNYCSNCDVVMTYHKAANEMKCHYCGQRASKPKTCPKCYSENLNERGVGVEQIHEEVTKLFPDHEVDRMDVDSMRKKFAYEKLYEKIEEGETDIVVGTQMISKGLDFDHIELVVIPKADSMLYVQDFRAEERAYQLITQVSGRAGRVSGKGKILIQTFNPDHSVFQLIKLNNPAKIYKYILTERQKFHYPPFTKLIMIELKHIKDDKVDRASQFLGSVLRKYLPEDCILGPERAQIARLNNLYQFQILLKLPRGKNYEKFKNMVLLSLKEFDEITAYQSIKKDVFVDF
- a CDS encoding AEC family transporter; this encodes MVNFVLIVVCIIAGMVFKATKSIHPDAHKGINTWILYLALPAVSFKYLPKVHWTTEMLFPIVATFLVSVFCFFYVLFYSRSKGYSRRSRSTLELASGYSNTSFIGFPLISAFYGEGLLSIAIICDQTMFFALSTLGIIAAVKGGSRSGKVSAAFILKRLVTFPPLIGCISALVLSQFIDFSPAEPFFDKLAATVSPLALFSVGLQLKFNGWRKLIPQMSASMLYKLILAPAIVLGLALLLGIKGDIAKITIFEAAMPTLVTSSIIAEQFRLNTKLTNLIIGVSIIVGFFTSAFWYEMTQFFF